The Vibrio azureus genomic sequence TCACTGAATCGGGAAGGGTTACGCTGGTGAGATTGTTGCCTCCAAACGCCCACTCCCCAATGGTGGTCACCGAACCAGGAATGGTTACGCTGGTGAGATTGTTGTGGTCAAACGCCAACTCCCCAATGGTGGTCACTGAATCAGGAATAGTTACGCTGGTGAGTTCGTTGAATGCAAACGCCCCCTCCCCAATGGTGGTCACCGAATCAGGAATCGTCACGCTGGTGAGATTGTTGCTATAAAACGCCTCCCCCTCAATGGTGGTCACCGAATCGGGAATAGTCACGCTGGTGAGATTGTTGTCACCAAACGCCTTCTTCCCAATGGTGGTCACCGAATCAGGGATGGTCACGCTGGTGAGATTGTTGCCATAAAACGCCAACTTCCCTATTTCTTTAACTGTTACACCATCCAATACTTTAGGAATAATAATACTAGGATACGATGCAGAATATCGATTTATCATCCCCGTTTTTTTATCAAAGTCCACCATCGCCAAAGTTAGCACCATTGACTTCGTACTTCTTTCTGGAGTTTTGGGGGTGGGATTAACACTTATCTGGCCATCTTCTACAATTTTTGCCGCGTACGAGTAGTTACTCCCCACGGCCACCACAATAGAGGCTAAAAGCACTATAGGAACTTTACTTTTTATCATTTTAAGACCTCAAAAAAACCATTACTCACTTTAAACACTCACAAATTTGCGACAGAACCCATGTTTCCAAGTACATAGAAGTACGACTAGGAAAGGGAAAGCTACAGCCAGGGGGGGGGCAGACATACCAACCTCATTGAACTTAGTTTTTTAGGTATGTTACTAAAGTTTATAAATTTATAGTGTTCAAAAGGCTAGGCAAAACGTGCTTTCTATAGGCAGAATGTCTGTTACATCGGGCTTATTGCAAAAACCTCACAACCCGCTGGACTTATCTTATGGTGTGTGCGGTGCTATGGCAGCGGGTTTGGTCAACGATTCAAGGTTTTGAGGGGATAAGGATGTTGAATAAAGGCCAGTTTGATTTTTGGTTACGTCGTGACGAGCCGAAGCTGAGGGTGCAGGAGAGATCCGCCTTCCTTAATGAACTCTTCAATATCTTTGGAATTGACGCATGAAAAGAGGTGCTCAGATAAGCACCTCATACACATCTTCAATTTTTGCAACAAACCCAATCGAATCGATTCAGTAATTTGATATCGCAATTAAGGGTGACTTGACCACTATCGTAAACATATTTCCCATTTTTATCGTACTCAATCAGATTTGCACTTAACACTTCGCCGTTCACTATATAAGAAGTTATTTTGTAACGGCCGTCGACATACATTGATAGCCTCCCTGTTTCGCCGGAGCTGCCTTTTGATGGTACTCTGTGTGATGTCCGGCGGAACTTTGTTAAACAAGCAAACATGTCGCCTAAACGCCCTTCAGGCTCAACACCAAACATCGCTGTACTTTTAGCGATTTTATATGTCGACTGTTCACTAAAATTGACGACGTTTTTAAAAAGTGCCTGTCTATTATGTATGTACACAGACATCCAAACCCAAATAATAAATAATGTAACAATTATTCCAATTAGCAAGATATCGTTCTTTTTCATGTTATCTCAGCTCCTTTTCATCCATTCCAAGATTTTCTTTCGGCTTGTCTTTTAGGCTAAAGAACGTTCCCGTACCAAAGCTAGCCTGGAGCGCAGGGTCTTTAGAGGGGCTTGTTGCAACAACCTTGAACAAAGGCCAGTTTGATTTTTGATTGCGTCGTGATGAACCGAAGCTGAGGATGCAGGAGAGATCCGCCTTCCTCAATGAACTCTTCAATATCTTTGGAATTTATGCATAAAAAGAGGCACCCAGATGGGTACCTCAGAAACATCTTCAATTTTTGCAACAAGCCCAATAATACCAGAATATCCAAATGTTTGCGACAAAACCGTATTTTGCCTCTGTTAAACAGCTTGTTATATTACAATTGCTGGTAACTAGTTAACGATTTTCCAAAAAAAGAATGCTTAGACTCAATTATATATTTTTTACCGTTTATGACGCTTTTAGCGTTTTCTGTTGGGAATTTTAAAGCTAAGCGTTCACCATTTTGAGTTTTTGTTATCAAATCACAGACCTGAATAGTGGCAGTATGATGAGGACATTGAACACTGATAGCTACAACTTTTATTTTTTTATAGTCTGAATGTGCATCTATATGTTCATGAATAATAGAAGATAAACCGTACAGGAACACGATTCCCAAAGTACCCCACAAAGCTAAACCAATAAAGAAATCTGATAAATATTCACGCCAATAAGACCATTTCCCTTCATTTTTACCATGAGAAATATCATTAATACTCATTGTGCTTGGATAAGAATTTGCAATCTCGATCTTAATTTTTTCTCTTTCTGCGAAGATCTTATTAATCTCGGAATTTTTCTTGATTAGTAGGTATATGCAAGGACATAGAATAGAGACAACAAGAAGAGAACTAAAATAGGTATGATTAATTTCAAATGATAAATTAAAAGCATTAATCGCGCTGATTACTACATATAGAGAAACAGCAGATGCTATTGAATTTTTAAAACGCTCCATTAGATTAACTACCCCCTGCCTTTGTAATATAACGCCGTGTTATGTAGTGAACCACGCTAACACCTACCCTAAACGGTATTGGTACAAAACTTGATTTATTTAACATTGTTCACCTTTGTTTTAATTATAGGAAGAGTCGAGGTGTTGGGTAAATATCATTTACTATCAGTATAATGCTCAACATGGGCTTGTTGCAACAGCCTCGTTTTTTTAACAAGCTAATTTCATCACATCAGTAACGGAATTGTTATTAATGGTTATCAGTAAGAAATAAATTCTATAATTTTACTCCACCACTCTTTTTTATTAATAGTTATTGTGTAATCACATTCTTCGAGTTGAAAGTAAAGATATTTATCATGTTCAGGTGGAAAACCGACATAAAATTCTTCATATTCTCTAATAGGGCTTGTTGCGACAAGCCCAATAAATTCATAAACCTCTTAATATTGCATCACAATAGATATCACCAATGGGACAAGTTAATAGAGTATCAGCACTTGACAGATGATTAACTACAATGTTCTCCTTGTTAATATTGTTTACCAGATTTACTTGAACTTGATTAGTTAGAATAATTAATGATGTAATAAATAATTTTTTAATTAACATTTTAAGATTTTCCCTCACATATCCAGCATAACGCCAAATCAAATCCTTCAGGCGTGATATTC encodes the following:
- a CDS encoding DUF6201 family protein — its product is MGLVATSPIREYEEFYVGFPPEHDKYLYFQLEECDYTITINKKEWWSKIIEFISY